A single region of the Anguilla rostrata isolate EN2019 chromosome 11, ASM1855537v3, whole genome shotgun sequence genome encodes:
- the LOC135235335 gene encoding RING finger protein 223-like, with amino-acid sequence MAQTTEVWHTQAPPQEEEEGEEPEKGPAQPECSICYNTYDNVFKTPKLLDCTHTFCLECLTRLMATGGEGEISCPFCRRPTAVPQSGPPALATSREVLCKLPTHQQQEESVWLEGERLCYKLPPNPESPAFCVCIDIGAAKQAAGPDAQAGPGRAGGRGALARLSDWKRLVLFVVLTALLVVVVLWPLQCIFRTGTLRCVRRGMPDMGGPLSTAAATISTLEPPHH; translated from the coding sequence ATGGCTCAGACCACGGAGGTGTGGCACACGCAGGCTCCGCcccaggaagaggaggagggggaggagccggagaagggccccgcccagcccgaGTGCTCCATCTGCTACAACACCTACGACAACGTCTTCAAGACGCCCAAGCTGCTGGACTGCACGCACACCTTCTGCCTGGAGTGCCTGACGCGGCTCATGGCCACCGGCGGCGAGGGCGAGATCTCCTGCCCCTTCTGCCGCCGGCCCACCGCCGTGCCGCAGAGCGGGCCGCCGGCGCTGGCCACCAGCCGGGAGGTGCTGTGCAAGCTGCCCACGcaccagcagcaggaggagagcgTGTGGCTGGAGGGCGAGCGGCTGTGCTACAAGCTGCCGCCCAACCCGGAGAGCCCGGCCTTCTGCGTCTGCATCGACATCGGCGCCGCCAAGCAGGCCGCCGGCCCCGACGCGCAGGCCGGTCCCGGccgggccggggggaggggcgcgCTGGCCCGGCTGTCCGACTGGAAGCGGCTGGTGCTCTTCGTGGTGCTGACGGCGCTGCTGGTCGTGGTGGTGCTGTGGCCCCTGCAGTGCATCTTCAGAACGGGGACCCTGCGGTGCGTGCGTCGCGGGATGCCCGACATGGGCGGGCCCCTCagcaccgccgccgccaccatCAGCACCCTGGAGCCGCCCCACCACTAG